The Muricauda sp. SCSIO 65647 genome includes a region encoding these proteins:
- a CDS encoding sugar porter family MFS transporter → MKNQSFAYLLTITFVSTLGGFLFGYDTAIISGCNSFLEAHYDLSSSMLGWVVSSALLGTIFGCIVAGKVTDRYGRKKALILAASCLTLSALGSMLPPQFNGNLNTAYWITSSLDTSFITLIVVRIIGGIGVGITSVVAPIYISELTLPEKRGKMVSLYQLSITLGILLAFLVDWIVLSRAGEDAGIITGEQVGFWNWLFVEELWRGMFGTEIPIALLFLSMLFFVPESPRWNMVNGKKEQAFATLVKIGGIERAKTQLEEMKNVSLAPAKGMKELFKPYLRRPFLIGVLLPMFSHLSGIAAIMYFAPNILNEAIKSVESSFLGAVLVGLVNSVFTFVAIMNIERYGRRKLLLVGVIGAALSLAGVGILFAIGSTMVLIPLLLYVACFAFSYGPIVWVIISEIFPTRIRGLAVSIGSFSLMVTGFFITLTNPIFIQHIKPSGTFFLYAVLTLPAIWFIWKFVPETKGKTLEEIEMTWKKNQK, encoded by the coding sequence ATGAAAAACCAATCTTTTGCATATCTCCTGACCATAACCTTTGTGTCGACCCTTGGTGGTTTTCTTTTCGGCTATGACACGGCCATTATATCAGGCTGTAATTCCTTTTTGGAAGCCCATTATGATTTATCGTCCAGTATGTTGGGGTGGGTGGTCTCATCAGCCCTTTTGGGAACAATCTTTGGATGTATTGTTGCCGGAAAAGTTACGGATCGATATGGTCGAAAGAAAGCCTTGATACTGGCAGCTTCGTGCCTTACCCTATCTGCATTGGGGTCTATGTTACCCCCGCAATTCAACGGCAATCTCAATACCGCCTATTGGATTACCTCAAGCTTGGACACCTCATTTATAACGCTGATCGTTGTACGAATAATTGGTGGTATAGGGGTGGGTATTACCTCGGTTGTTGCACCGATTTATATTTCAGAACTAACGTTGCCTGAAAAAAGGGGTAAAATGGTTTCGCTCTACCAGTTGTCCATTACCCTTGGCATCTTACTTGCATTTTTGGTCGATTGGATAGTGCTGAGCCGAGCGGGTGAAGATGCGGGGATCATTACGGGAGAACAGGTTGGTTTTTGGAACTGGTTGTTTGTTGAGGAACTTTGGCGTGGAATGTTCGGTACCGAGATACCCATTGCCCTACTATTTTTATCGATGCTCTTTTTTGTTCCGGAAAGCCCACGATGGAACATGGTCAACGGAAAGAAAGAACAAGCATTCGCTACCTTGGTTAAAATCGGTGGGATAGAGCGGGCCAAAACCCAGTTGGAGGAAATGAAGAACGTTTCTTTGGCTCCGGCTAAAGGGATGAAAGAATTGTTCAAACCCTATTTGAGAAGACCCTTTTTAATAGGGGTTTTACTGCCCATGTTTTCCCATTTAAGCGGTATTGCCGCCATTATGTACTTTGCCCCTAACATCTTGAACGAGGCGATAAAAAGTGTGGAAAGCTCCTTTTTGGGGGCTGTATTGGTAGGATTGGTCAATTCGGTTTTCACCTTTGTAGCCATAATGAATATAGAACGTTATGGCAGAAGAAAACTATTGCTTGTCGGTGTTATCGGCGCTGCGCTGTCTTTGGCAGGTGTGGGTATACTGTTTGCCATAGGCTCTACCATGGTGCTCATTCCGTTGTTGTTATATGTAGCCTGTTTTGCTTTTTCCTATGGCCCCATTGTCTGGGTTATAATCAGTGAAATATTTCCAACTAGAATTAGGGGGCTTGCAGTCAGCATCGGTAGTTTTTCATTAATGGTGACAGGCTTTTTCATCACCCTTACCAACCCTATATTCATTCAACACATCAAGCCTTCAGGAACTTTTTTCCTGTATGCGGTCTTGACACTCCCAGCGATTTGGTTCATATGGAAGTTTGTTCCAGAAACAAAGGGAAAGACCTTGGAAGAGATAGAAATGACATGGAAGAAAAATCAGAAATGA
- a CDS encoding glycosyl hydrolase-related protein gives MKQDHQPLIKAFWSLLFLVGMQVYSNVNNPLPPSKKTMNVLMHEGNGNGHIQELNTNYRLFNIAKNDIEGYKEMLSGSEFFLYPSIREDIGVSMIARATTGKMGFEFLTGEVPVDHDQNTVTFFMLSDIDLNFSESFDISVNDKHVLTFNSNEDGTLSVTDNPGNGNAEYVLVKRDGNGDGLGAFRLTVPTSSIEKGKSAKIRFVGHKKNSNCWVMIFKATDAVARIKESVASEAAFVIKQKNNLLYVDAPAHFSGKKVHLISDGKESGRKTLRKQGELAKASFAIAPPKKSFAIVYDGSEIALEFEKGDGTLSKTDIVGKFLYHHRTHFSDGWFASLTKLYKPEFYETYDNFFDKKYDNGLVSIMNSSHQDIAWVDRPEVCIILRDTLLLKPVLNDAFIRDDYGFDIEDGLMLREYLERHPESQERLTTLLNKKLISVGATYNCPYEDMYDAEDQVRQLYLGKKWVKKTFGGYDSKVYWNVDVPGKSLQTPQILKKAGVDYMIISRHAKSMFHWQSPDGSSVFTYSPGHYGNDLLYLSRDLNNKMKYGAEQILFWEGNFEENKIHTPLLSSQDMLPAIDYSDFIEAWNAFDSLKDDDQVEKKVFLPNMELMTVDEFMPLAEKNATKVDTIMGERPNVWVYIHGPGHHDALTASREASKLLPAAEKFLSIANILDPKKVQYPFKEFDEAWQAKIYPDHGWGGHDGDITDNLFKENLVKARTMGKNLLNKGMNFISSRISKNEKAGIPIVLFNSLSWNRTDPVTTEVSFAKGEIQHVQVVTSDKKKVLTQSANVVRYDDGSLKSADITFIAKNVPSIGYVTYYITDTEKVPDSKTANATASTYNNPFYKVSFEKGGIAQIFDKEMKKDLFLTDNFKVGDVFTLQSVGNGAGEFGDVQQPSMVDFDKVSLHDPDWIILENGPVYTTYRLEQQILHAIVRQDVTLYHDLKRVYFDTSLRNWSGELYREFRTAFPINMNRPEVAHEVPFGSVRVGKDEIKTAGERYTPLCKDVHPRAIVDWISATDDEISVTLSSSVAAADWIDPTGHHADKAVLQNLLLASRTSCHWEGNEYSQAGNHDYHNVLTSNRAGSIAGQKVAKQKNEPLYVMFNPDTSVKSFLPETKSFFAIDSEDVMISTIKKAEDSEDIILRMYNVKDQDNTVNVSSHFDIRSYKHTNIIEEDPKIVSPQLKVGKYAIETFSLEAEK, from the coding sequence ATGAAACAGGATCATCAACCATTGATCAAGGCATTTTGGAGCCTTTTATTTTTAGTGGGCATGCAGGTATATTCCAATGTTAACAACCCATTGCCACCATCAAAAAAAACAATGAACGTGCTCATGCACGAGGGCAATGGTAACGGGCATATTCAAGAATTGAATACTAATTATCGCTTGTTCAATATCGCAAAAAATGACATCGAGGGATATAAGGAAATGCTGTCTGGATCGGAGTTTTTTCTATATCCCTCCATACGGGAAGATATAGGAGTGTCAATGATCGCCCGGGCGACGACAGGTAAAATGGGGTTTGAATTCTTAACAGGTGAGGTGCCGGTCGACCATGACCAGAACACCGTGACCTTTTTTATGCTGAGCGATATAGACCTGAATTTTAGCGAATCGTTTGATATTTCTGTAAACGATAAACACGTATTGACCTTTAATTCCAATGAAGACGGAACATTGTCTGTCACCGACAATCCTGGAAACGGAAATGCAGAATATGTTTTGGTCAAAAGAGATGGTAATGGCGATGGATTGGGAGCCTTTCGCCTGACCGTGCCAACATCATCAATTGAAAAAGGAAAGAGCGCAAAAATTAGGTTTGTTGGGCACAAAAAGAACTCCAACTGCTGGGTGATGATTTTCAAGGCAACAGATGCCGTAGCGCGAATCAAAGAATCAGTGGCCAGTGAAGCGGCTTTCGTAATCAAGCAAAAAAATAACCTACTTTACGTAGACGCGCCCGCACATTTTTCCGGCAAAAAAGTGCATCTTATTAGCGATGGTAAAGAAAGCGGTCGTAAAACGCTTAGGAAACAGGGAGAACTTGCCAAGGCATCTTTTGCAATTGCCCCCCCAAAAAAGAGTTTTGCCATTGTTTATGATGGATCTGAAATAGCCCTTGAATTTGAAAAAGGGGACGGTACACTGTCCAAAACCGACATTGTCGGTAAATTTTTGTACCATCACCGTACCCATTTTTCCGACGGCTGGTTTGCTTCCTTGACCAAGCTCTATAAGCCTGAGTTTTACGAAACCTATGATAACTTTTTTGATAAGAAATACGATAATGGCTTGGTTTCCATTATGAATTCCAGCCATCAAGACATTGCATGGGTAGATCGACCAGAAGTATGCATTATTCTCAGGGATACCCTTTTGTTGAAACCAGTGTTAAACGATGCATTTATTAGGGATGATTACGGCTTCGATATCGAAGATGGGCTGATGCTTCGTGAATACCTGGAACGTCACCCAGAGTCACAAGAACGTTTGACCACCTTGCTCAATAAAAAACTCATATCGGTCGGGGCTACATATAATTGCCCATACGAGGATATGTACGATGCGGAAGATCAAGTACGTCAACTGTATTTGGGTAAAAAATGGGTAAAAAAGACCTTTGGGGGCTACGACTCCAAGGTGTATTGGAATGTAGACGTGCCCGGAAAATCTTTACAGACCCCTCAAATTTTGAAAAAAGCCGGGGTAGATTACATGATCATAAGCAGGCATGCGAAAAGCATGTTCCACTGGCAGAGTCCGGATGGAAGTTCAGTGTTCACCTATTCTCCCGGACATTATGGCAACGATTTGCTGTACCTGTCACGAGATCTGAACAACAAAATGAAATACGGTGCAGAACAAATACTGTTCTGGGAAGGGAATTTTGAAGAAAACAAAATACACACTCCTTTACTATCATCCCAAGATATGCTTCCGGCGATCGACTATTCTGATTTTATTGAAGCTTGGAACGCTTTTGATTCGTTGAAAGATGATGACCAAGTGGAAAAAAAGGTTTTTCTGCCCAATATGGAACTAATGACAGTAGATGAATTCATGCCTCTGGCAGAGAAAAACGCTACCAAAGTGGATACCATTATGGGAGAGCGCCCCAATGTATGGGTATATATTCATGGTCCCGGTCACCACGATGCACTTACCGCCAGTCGGGAAGCCTCAAAACTTTTACCGGCTGCTGAAAAATTCCTATCAATAGCAAACATTCTTGATCCCAAGAAAGTGCAATATCCATTTAAAGAATTTGATGAGGCCTGGCAAGCCAAGATATACCCCGATCACGGATGGGGCGGTCACGATGGTGATATTACCGATAATCTGTTCAAAGAGAATCTCGTGAAAGCTAGAACCATGGGAAAAAACCTGCTGAACAAAGGCATGAACTTCATTTCAAGTCGAATAAGTAAAAATGAGAAAGCCGGAATACCCATTGTGCTGTTCAATAGTCTTTCATGGAATAGAACCGATCCGGTTACCACCGAGGTCAGTTTTGCAAAAGGTGAAATACAGCATGTGCAAGTGGTTACTTCCGATAAGAAAAAAGTGCTTACGCAAAGCGCCAATGTAGTACGTTATGATGATGGAAGCCTAAAAAGCGCCGATATCACCTTTATTGCAAAAAATGTACCTTCTATCGGCTATGTTACCTACTATATAACGGACACTGAAAAGGTGCCAGATTCGAAAACCGCCAATGCGACCGCGTCCACGTACAACAATCCATTTTATAAAGTCAGTTTTGAAAAGGGGGGTATAGCGCAGATATTTGATAAGGAGATGAAAAAAGATTTATTCTTGACCGACAACTTCAAGGTGGGCGATGTCTTTACGCTTCAATCTGTTGGTAATGGCGCAGGTGAGTTCGGAGACGTGCAACAACCAAGTATGGTCGATTTTGACAAGGTAAGTCTGCATGACCCAGATTGGATAATTTTGGAAAATGGCCCGGTGTATACAACGTACAGATTAGAACAACAGATTTTGCATGCGATTGTAAGACAAGATGTTACGCTATACCATGATTTAAAACGTGTCTATTTTGACACTAGTTTACGCAATTGGTCAGGTGAGTTGTACAGAGAATTTAGAACGGCCTTTCCCATCAATATGAATAGGCCCGAAGTGGCCCATGAAGTTCCTTTTGGAAGCGTAAGGGTGGGCAAAGATGAAATTAAAACGGCGGGTGAGCGCTATACGCCACTTTGCAAAGATGTCCACCCTAGAGCTATTGTCGATTGGATTTCCGCCACAGATGATGAGATCTCTGTCACACTGAGCTCATCAGTTGCAGCTGCTGATTGGATAGACCCTACCGGACATCATGCAGATAAAGCCGTATTGCAAAATTTGCTATTGGCAAGTAGAACATCTTGCCATTGGGAAGGCAATGAGTATTCACAGGCGGGCAATCATGACTATCACAATGTACTCACCTCGAACAGGGCAGGCAGCATTGCAGGGCAAAAAGTGGCGAAACAGAAGAACGAGCCCTTGTATGTCATGTTCAATCCTGATACCTCGGTGAAATCATTTTTACCGGAAACCAAGAGTTTCTTTGCCATTGATTCAGAAGATGTAATGATATCGACAATAAAAAAAGCGGAAGATTCAGAAGATATTATTCTTCGCATGTATAATGTAAAAGACCAAGATAATACAGTAAATGTTTCCTCTCATTTTGATATTAGGTCCTATAAGCATACCAACATAATCGAAGAAGACCCAAAAATTGTTTCACCCCAATTAAAGGTGGGCAAATATGCCATTGAAACGTTTAGCCTCGAGGCCGAAAAATAG
- a CDS encoding RraA family protein: MKGLWKDDNELYEIAKRELFVALVGDVLDKMGYLHQFLPPHLKPLHHDFVVIGRAMPVLEADVFEEVGKGSHNPLMKKPFGIMFEALDSLKEGEVYICSGSSPEYALWGGLMSTRAMKLGAAGAVLNGWSRDTNEILNLGFPTFSYGGYAQDQGPRGKVIDYNVPIEIEGVRITPGDVVYGDRDGVLIIPKKAVDEAFSGAIEKARGEQLVKKALQEGMSAVDAFEKFGIM, translated from the coding sequence ATGAAAGGACTTTGGAAAGATGATAATGAACTTTATGAGATTGCAAAGCGTGAACTTTTTGTAGCTCTTGTAGGTGATGTTTTAGATAAAATGGGATACTTACATCAATTTCTTCCTCCCCATTTGAAGCCGTTGCACCACGACTTCGTGGTCATTGGTAGGGCCATGCCCGTATTGGAGGCCGATGTTTTTGAAGAGGTTGGCAAGGGTTCACATAATCCTCTTATGAAAAAGCCCTTTGGGATCATGTTTGAAGCTTTGGATAGTTTAAAGGAAGGCGAGGTATATATTTGCTCCGGATCTTCTCCCGAATATGCCCTATGGGGTGGTTTGATGAGTACGCGGGCCATGAAGTTGGGAGCTGCTGGAGCGGTTTTAAATGGTTGGTCAAGAGATACCAATGAAATTTTAAACTTAGGATTTCCCACATTTTCGTACGGTGGATATGCCCAGGACCAAGGCCCTCGCGGTAAGGTAATCGACTATAATGTACCCATAGAGATTGAAGGCGTAAGGATTACTCCAGGAGATGTGGTCTATGGTGACCGGGATGGTGTTCTTATTATACCAAAGAAGGCGGTTGATGAAGCATTTTCTGGGGCCATTGAAAAGGCCAGGGGAGAGCAACTGGTAAAAAAGGCCCTGCAAGAAGGCATGAGCGCTGTAGATGCTTTTGAAAAATTTGGGATCATGTAG
- a CDS encoding ABC transporter substrate-binding protein has product MSNTIILRGIAWDHPRGYEPLRATSLAFAKKQGNVHIEWDVRSLKEFGDMPIENLIEHYDLITIDHPYMGQAFANKLLLPLEEMISDTFLEALSEQSVGPSFGSYDYKNHIYALPIDAAALVAASRNDLMEKYQLVFPKTRQQLLGFYQLIPKDHSVAWPLCPTDLWCTFLTLCAQDAGNDFIKDRSIDEKVGIAVLNELKYHLGHLHPQSLQWNPIQILDRMANEDSIVYSPFLFGYTNYSREGYAKNKVNFSNSPINPATDVSTILGGVGLAVSSNSIHKELAVAYAIFTAKAETQKGIYTQNGGQPGNLMAWLSETNNGLCDNFFAHTMRTMQRAYVRPRHAGWNEFQEQGADLLHNGLLKDLSSDQMIKGLNQLYKNMA; this is encoded by the coding sequence ATGTCAAACACTATTATTTTAAGGGGTATTGCATGGGACCATCCTAGGGGATATGAACCGCTAAGAGCTACATCCTTAGCGTTTGCGAAAAAACAAGGTAACGTACATATTGAATGGGATGTTCGCTCATTAAAAGAGTTTGGCGATATGCCCATTGAGAATTTGATTGAACACTATGACTTGATAACCATAGACCATCCCTACATGGGGCAGGCCTTTGCCAATAAACTATTGTTACCGCTTGAAGAAATGATCTCTGATACTTTTTTAGAGGCACTTTCTGAACAATCGGTCGGACCAAGTTTCGGTTCATATGACTACAAGAATCATATATATGCTTTGCCAATTGACGCTGCTGCGTTGGTCGCTGCATCAAGAAATGATCTAATGGAAAAGTATCAACTCGTTTTTCCAAAAACACGTCAACAGTTGTTGGGCTTTTACCAATTGATTCCCAAAGATCATTCGGTAGCATGGCCTTTGTGCCCGACCGACCTCTGGTGTACATTTTTAACGCTATGTGCCCAAGATGCCGGTAATGATTTTATTAAAGATAGAAGTATTGATGAAAAAGTAGGCATCGCCGTTCTGAATGAGTTGAAGTACCATTTGGGTCATTTACATCCCCAATCCCTACAGTGGAACCCAATTCAGATTTTAGATAGAATGGCCAATGAAGATTCAATTGTCTACTCGCCATTTTTATTTGGTTATACCAACTATTCTAGAGAAGGATACGCAAAGAATAAGGTCAATTTCAGCAATAGTCCCATAAATCCGGCAACAGATGTATCCACTATATTGGGAGGGGTAGGTCTGGCAGTTTCTTCTAATAGCATACATAAGGAATTGGCCGTGGCCTACGCCATATTTACGGCCAAAGCGGAAACACAAAAAGGAATTTATACCCAAAATGGTGGTCAGCCGGGCAATCTGATGGCATGGTTGTCAGAAACCAATAATGGGTTGTGCGATAATTTCTTTGCCCATACCATGAGAACCATGCAAAGAGCCTATGTGCGTCCAAGGCATGCCGGTTGGAATGAGTTTCAAGAGCAGGGAGCAGATTTGTTGCATAACGGTCTTTTAAAAGACCTTTCTTCAGACCAAATGATAAAAGGTCTAAATCAGTTGTACAAAAACATGGCTTGA
- a CDS encoding SDR family NAD(P)-dependent oxidoreductase: MKKIDLKGKKALVTGGSQGIGAEICNQLATCGADVFINYNNSSDKAEALAKKIKETYGTKAACFKADVSKAKEVEAMFLQMDKEIGTVDILVNNAGCESVVHVLDMEETTWDRIMDVNLKGPFLCSQYAAKRMESKSGGVIINISSIHDVVPRKGLIHYCSAKAGLKMFSKCLSLELAEKNIRVVSIAPGAIETNMNKKEIANFGKDKFERWIPQGRIGNVSDVANTVAFMASDLADYINGADIYIDGAYMNHTIQYDPRPARKKN; encoded by the coding sequence ATGAAAAAGATAGATCTAAAAGGAAAAAAAGCACTGGTTACGGGAGGTAGCCAAGGTATTGGGGCTGAAATCTGTAACCAATTGGCGACATGTGGTGCAGACGTATTTATAAATTATAACAATAGTAGTGACAAAGCGGAAGCGCTCGCAAAAAAAATCAAAGAAACCTATGGCACGAAAGCAGCTTGCTTTAAAGCTGATGTTTCCAAGGCCAAAGAGGTAGAAGCCATGTTTCTTCAAATGGATAAGGAAATCGGCACTGTCGATATCCTAGTCAACAATGCGGGTTGTGAGAGCGTTGTGCACGTTCTGGACATGGAAGAAACAACCTGGGACAGAATAATGGACGTCAATTTAAAAGGTCCCTTTTTATGTTCTCAGTATGCGGCCAAAAGAATGGAATCAAAAAGTGGTGGTGTCATCATTAATATCTCTTCGATCCATGATGTGGTTCCACGAAAAGGACTGATTCACTATTGTTCCGCCAAGGCAGGGTTAAAGATGTTCTCTAAATGTCTCTCACTTGAATTGGCAGAGAAGAACATTAGGGTCGTCTCCATAGCCCCTGGGGCCATAGAGACAAATATGAACAAGAAAGAGATAGCCAATTTTGGCAAGGATAAATTTGAACGATGGATTCCTCAAGGAAGAATCGGAAATGTCTCAGATGTGGCCAACACGGTTGCGTTTATGGCAAGCGACCTTGCAGATTACATAAATGGTGCTGATATCTACATTGATGGGGCGTATATGAACCATACCATTCAATATGATCCCAGGCCCGCCCGAAAGAAAAACTAG
- a CDS encoding LacI family DNA-binding transcriptional regulator gives MKKIFLKDIAHELNLSKTAVSLVLNNRGDENKISKNTQKRILEYAQKHNYQPNQMARGLSLGKSETIGLIVPNISDIFYAKIASHIEHKAKEFGYNVVFSSSNEDAQTEHELISSMLNRQVDGLIIASTQKNHNEILKLKKSNFPFVLIDRHYPDIETNYVIVDNFGGSKQMTQHLVDQGRTAIGLISIKSELDAMLQRKLGYQVAITDNGMIPDSKTIKELNFFDYQTEMKKAIKAMVTGAKSVDAIVFTTHYLAASGLRELRSLGIDVPKEVAIISFDELGAFDLVDPPISASRQPVKDIGNTAVEILVNQMEDKNGKIDNNRVLKTELLIRKSCGV, from the coding sequence TTGAAAAAAATATTCCTCAAAGATATCGCCCACGAATTGAACCTCTCCAAGACCGCTGTGTCATTGGTGTTGAACAATAGGGGAGATGAGAATAAAATAAGCAAGAACACGCAAAAAAGAATTTTGGAATATGCCCAAAAACACAATTATCAACCAAATCAAATGGCGAGGGGGTTGAGTTTGGGCAAAAGTGAAACGATTGGCCTTATCGTACCGAATATATCAGATATTTTCTATGCCAAAATTGCCAGTCATATAGAGCACAAAGCCAAAGAGTTTGGCTATAATGTGGTCTTTAGTAGTTCCAATGAAGATGCCCAGACCGAACATGAGCTTATTTCCTCGATGTTGAACAGACAAGTAGATGGCCTGATTATCGCCTCTACGCAAAAGAACCACAATGAGATATTGAAATTAAAGAAGTCCAATTTTCCTTTTGTTTTGATCGATAGACATTACCCTGATATCGAAACCAATTATGTTATCGTTGATAATTTTGGGGGAAGCAAACAAATGACCCAGCATTTGGTTGACCAGGGCAGAACAGCTATTGGTTTGATCAGTATAAAAAGTGAACTGGATGCTATGCTGCAGAGAAAATTGGGGTATCAGGTAGCTATTACGGATAATGGAATGATCCCCGATTCAAAAACAATCAAAGAGTTAAACTTTTTTGATTACCAGACAGAAATGAAAAAAGCCATAAAAGCAATGGTGACCGGGGCAAAAAGTGTAGATGCCATTGTTTTTACCACGCATTATCTCGCAGCCTCTGGATTGAGGGAGCTAAGGTCTCTTGGAATAGATGTACCGAAAGAGGTCGCTATTATCAGTTTTGATGAACTGGGCGCTTTTGATTTGGTAGATCCACCAATTTCTGCAAGTCGGCAACCCGTGAAAGATATAGGCAATACTGCAGTAGAGATTTTGGTGAACCAAATGGAAGATAAAAATGGAAAGATTGACAATAATAGGGTATTGAAAACTGAACTCCTTATACGGAAGTCGTGTGGGGTTTAA